The Candidatus Hydrogenedentota bacterium genome includes a window with the following:
- a CDS encoding TIM barrel protein encodes MNTSFSRRDFMKAAGLAAAGATAISAAPASAGEFTGKIKKAVKFAMIQGDGMSALDKFKLAQELGFDGVEPTVGDKTDPEEIRAASEATGLPVHGVVNGSVNDIPGAIDRALLYGSNSVLLVAGRVSEEKSYADNYTETQAIIRDAIPYAEEKQIMLLVENVWNNFLLSPLEMARYLDELESPIVGAYFDIGNVVRFAWPEHWIPVLGHRIKKLDVKEYSRDKQLNEGLWKGFEVEIGDGSIDWAAVRRELAAINYTGWATAEVGGGGRERLADIAARMDKVLGLA; translated from the coding sequence ATGAACACCTCGTTTTCACGACGCGATTTTATGAAGGCCGCCGGCCTGGCCGCCGCGGGAGCGACCGCGATCTCCGCCGCCCCCGCCTCGGCGGGCGAATTCACCGGCAAGATCAAGAAGGCGGTGAAGTTCGCCATGATCCAGGGCGACGGCATGTCCGCGCTCGACAAGTTCAAGCTCGCGCAGGAACTCGGGTTCGACGGCGTGGAGCCCACCGTGGGCGACAAGACCGACCCCGAGGAAATCCGCGCCGCCAGCGAGGCCACCGGCCTGCCCGTGCACGGCGTCGTCAATGGCTCGGTGAACGACATTCCCGGCGCCATCGATCGCGCCCTGCTCTATGGCAGCAACTCGGTGTTGCTGGTTGCGGGGCGCGTCAGCGAGGAGAAGTCCTACGCCGACAACTACACCGAGACCCAGGCCATCATCCGCGACGCGATCCCCTATGCGGAAGAGAAGCAGATCATGCTCCTCGTCGAGAACGTCTGGAACAACTTTCTCCTGAGCCCGCTAGAAATGGCGCGCTACCTCGACGAGCTCGAAAGCCCCATCGTCGGAGCCTACTTCGACATCGGCAACGTTGTCCGCTTCGCCTGGCCCGAACACTGGATCCCCGTGCTCGGCCACCGCATCAAGAAGCTCGACGTTAAGGAATACAGCCGGGACAAGCAGCTCAACGAAGGCCTCTGGAAGGGCTTCGAGGTCGAAATTGGCGACGGTTCCATCGACTGGGCCGCCGTCCGCCGCGAACTCGCCGCCATCAACTACACCGGCTGGGCCACCGCCGAAGTGGGCGGCGGCGGCCGGGAACGGCTTGCGGATATCGCCGCGCGCATGGACAAGGTGCTCGGGCTCGCATAG
- a CDS encoding transposase, which yields MSLLHEWLDITARWRDAFTQERTAVRAVRQGLGSLVCLGRRTITRALWACGRENLPWQAEYHLYGRAKWDPQQLFDPIWDGALPLCGGPLVGVAIDDTKLHKTGRCIVQAFHQRDPLSPPFHTNLILGLRFLQASLLVPLHHAGPFSCRALPVRFEESSPARKPGKRASDEDWEAYKQSRKENNLSTHCVKMIGNLRASLDAAGATKNILVASLDGSFCNRTVFGAERDRTQLIARTRKNAKLCHRAPEGSRRFYAQEKFTPEQVRQDDTIAWATTKIFYGGKRRKVRYKEIKNLYWQGGARRLPLRLFVVAPTPYRKRKSSKRYYRQPAYLLCTDMVHAAQRLLQIYFDRWQIEVNHREEKDTLGVGQAQLWNPNSVPKQPPLAVAAYSALLLAALKAFGPERNGKYAPLPRWRKHATRPSCLDLITLLRKEMDEQPQLLQPLGINTSRTKMASAAAA from the coding sequence ATGAGTCTCTTACACGAGTGGCTCGACATTACTGCCCGCTGGCGCGACGCTTTTACCCAGGAGCGCACTGCGGTGCGCGCGGTGCGGCAGGGACTGGGGTCTCTGGTATGTCTGGGGCGGCGCACGATCACGCGGGCGCTTTGGGCCTGTGGCCGGGAAAATCTGCCGTGGCAAGCCGAGTATCACCTGTACGGGCGCGCCAAGTGGGACCCTCAACAGCTTTTTGACCCTATTTGGGATGGGGCATTGCCCTTGTGCGGAGGCCCGCTCGTGGGCGTTGCCATCGACGACACCAAGCTGCATAAGACCGGCCGGTGTATTGTCCAGGCCTTTCACCAGCGCGACCCCCTGTCCCCGCCCTTCCATACCAACCTCATTCTGGGCTTGCGCTTCTTGCAGGCTTCTCTGCTCGTGCCGCTGCACCACGCCGGCCCCTTCAGCTGCCGCGCACTGCCTGTGCGCTTCGAGGAGTCTTCCCCCGCCAGAAAACCCGGCAAGAGGGCAAGCGATGAAGACTGGGAAGCCTACAAGCAAAGCCGCAAAGAGAATAACCTCTCGACCCATTGCGTGAAAATGATAGGCAACTTGCGCGCCAGCCTGGACGCCGCTGGCGCCACGAAGAACATCCTGGTCGCGTCCCTCGATGGCAGCTTCTGCAACCGCACCGTCTTCGGGGCCGAACGCGACCGCACCCAACTCATCGCCCGCACCCGCAAGAATGCCAAATTGTGCCATCGCGCCCCGGAGGGCTCACGGCGCTTCTATGCCCAGGAGAAATTTACCCCAGAGCAAGTACGCCAGGACGACACCATCGCCTGGGCGACCACGAAAATATTCTACGGCGGCAAACGCCGGAAGGTCCGCTACAAGGAGATCAAGAACCTCTACTGGCAAGGCGGCGCGCGCCGACTCCCCCTGCGCCTCTTCGTCGTCGCTCCTACCCCGTACCGCAAGCGAAAAAGCAGCAAGCGCTACTACCGCCAGCCGGCTTACCTGCTTTGTACCGATATGGTTCACGCCGCCCAAAGACTACTCCAGATCTACTTCGACCGCTGGCAGATCGAAGTCAACCACAGAGAAGAGAAAGACACCCTTGGCGTCGGCCAGGCCCAGCTCTGGAACCCAAACTCCGTACCCAAACAGCCCCCGCTGGCCGTCGCCGCCTACAGCGCGCTGCTACTGGCCGCCCTCAAGGCCTTCGGGCCCGAGCGAAATGGCAAATACGCACCCCTCCCACGATGGAGAAAGCACGCGACACGCCCATCGTGCCTCGACCTAATCACATTGCTGCGCAAAGAGATGGACGAACAGCCCCAATTGCTGCAACCACTCGGCATAAACACGTCAAGAACAAAAATGGCAAGCGCCGCAGCTGCGTGA
- a CDS encoding exo-alpha-sialidase — protein MHRSIALLIFLAVAPPVLAGGYTIQLDTIHSGYDKKTCWVHPRAGTIPGDSPIVVLTMQKLLLSGSDIFYALNEMRTDDLGENWSGPVEHDTLGRRPAEGDRTQVVCDFTPKWHAASQKLLGTGHNALYGPDNKLVHNRPRSTAYAVYAPETRTWSPWRTMEMPPAPIFYNSGAGSTQRVDLPDGDILLPIYGKSEAPGPYGSTVMRTRFDGETLSYVEHGDVLSIDIDRGLYEPSLAQCNGRFFLTMRNDRAGYVAHGTDGLHFSDPVKWTFDDGEELGNYNTQQHWVTRGDTLYLVYTRRGANNDHVFRHRAPLFIAEVDQERLCVKRATEKVLVPERGARLGNFAVTEVNEHETWVTVAEWMQPAGVEKYGSDNSVYVARIRWE, from the coding sequence ATGCATCGAAGCATCGCCCTGTTGATTTTCCTCGCCGTGGCCCCGCCGGTTCTCGCGGGCGGCTACACGATCCAGCTCGACACGATCCATTCCGGCTATGACAAGAAGACGTGCTGGGTGCACCCGCGCGCGGGCACGATCCCGGGGGATTCGCCGATTGTGGTGCTGACGATGCAGAAATTGCTCCTGAGCGGATCGGATATCTTCTATGCGCTGAACGAAATGCGCACCGACGATCTCGGGGAAAACTGGAGCGGCCCGGTGGAGCACGACACGCTGGGGCGGCGTCCGGCGGAGGGAGACCGGACGCAGGTGGTGTGTGATTTTACGCCTAAATGGCACGCGGCGAGCCAGAAACTGCTGGGGACCGGGCACAACGCGCTGTACGGGCCGGACAACAAGCTGGTGCACAACCGTCCGCGGAGCACCGCCTACGCCGTTTACGCGCCGGAAACGCGGACGTGGTCGCCGTGGCGGACCATGGAGATGCCGCCGGCCCCGATCTTCTACAACAGCGGCGCCGGCAGCACGCAGCGCGTGGACCTGCCGGACGGCGACATCCTGCTGCCGATCTACGGCAAGTCGGAGGCGCCGGGGCCGTATGGATCCACGGTGATGCGCACGCGGTTCGACGGGGAGACGCTGTCGTACGTCGAGCACGGAGACGTGCTGTCCATCGACATCGACCGGGGCCTGTACGAGCCGTCGCTCGCGCAGTGCAACGGGCGTTTTTTCCTGACGATGCGCAACGATCGGGCCGGTTACGTGGCGCACGGGACGGACGGGCTGCATTTCAGCGATCCCGTGAAGTGGACTTTCGACGACGGCGAAGAACTGGGCAACTACAACACGCAGCAGCACTGGGTGACGCGCGGGGACACGCTGTACCTGGTCTATACGCGGAGGGGCGCGAACAACGACCACGTGTTCCGGCACCGCGCGCCGCTGTTCATCGCGGAAGTGGACCAGGAGCGGCTGTGTGTCAAGCGCGCGACGGAAAAGGTGCTGGTTCCGGAGCGGGGCGCGCGGCTGGGGAACTTTGCGGTGACCGAAGTAAACGAACACGAGACCTGGGTGACCGTGGCGGAGTGGATGCAGCCCGCCGGCGTGGAGAAATACGGGTCGGACAACAGCGTGTACGTGGCGCGGATTCGCTGGGAGTAG
- a CDS encoding sulfatase: MTRPVALILCTVLALTLPGIPAAADRPPNFIVVFCDNLGYGDIEPFGSTLHRTPHLNRMAEEGRIFTHFNVTAGVCTPSRASLITGCYAQRVGMHTNPRDGLVLRPVSPYGLNPDEITIAEVLKDRDYATAIIGKWHLGDQPDFLPTRQGFDTFFGVPYSDDMTERVWEKDGSQWPPLPLMENETVIEAPCDRNGLTKRYTERALEWIAAHRDEPFFLYMPQAMPGSTSKPFASEEFRGKSRNGPWGDAVEELDWSLGQILDRLEALGIAENTLVIWTSDNGAPIHADRADLSRGSNRPLHGAGYTTGEGAFRVPTIAWRPGAVPAGTTCAELATTMDLLPTFAALAGAKPPAGRRIDGHNIAPLLHGTPGAQSPYDAFFYYQEEQLQAVRSGPWKLFPPLDANARHPHFPPGQATAPLLFNVVEDIASEHNVAEDYPDIVARLTALAETARADLGDTGRPGAGQRPPGHVESPVAQRLPAARPAP, translated from the coding sequence ATGACACGCCCAGTCGCGCTCATTCTTTGCACCGTGCTCGCCCTGACCCTGCCTGGCATTCCCGCCGCCGCCGACCGTCCGCCGAATTTCATCGTGGTCTTCTGCGACAACCTGGGCTACGGCGATATCGAGCCCTTCGGCTCCACGCTGCACCGCACGCCCCATCTCAACCGCATGGCGGAGGAAGGCCGCATTTTCACGCATTTCAACGTCACGGCGGGCGTCTGCACGCCGTCGCGCGCCAGCCTGATCACCGGGTGCTACGCGCAGCGCGTCGGCATGCACACGAACCCGCGCGACGGCCTCGTCCTGCGCCCGGTATCGCCCTATGGCCTGAACCCCGACGAAATAACCATCGCCGAAGTCCTCAAGGATCGCGACTACGCCACCGCCATCATCGGCAAGTGGCACCTCGGCGATCAGCCGGATTTCCTGCCCACGCGCCAAGGCTTCGACACCTTCTTCGGCGTGCCCTATTCCGACGACATGACCGAGCGCGTCTGGGAGAAGGACGGATCGCAGTGGCCGCCGCTCCCGCTGATGGAGAACGAGACCGTGATCGAGGCCCCCTGCGACCGCAACGGCCTCACAAAGCGCTACACGGAGCGCGCACTCGAATGGATCGCGGCGCACCGGGACGAACCCTTCTTTCTCTATATGCCGCAGGCCATGCCGGGCAGCACGTCTAAGCCCTTCGCGAGCGAGGAATTCCGGGGCAAGAGCAGGAATGGGCCCTGGGGCGACGCGGTTGAGGAACTCGACTGGTCTCTGGGCCAGATCCTCGACCGACTCGAAGCGCTGGGCATTGCGGAAAACACGCTGGTCATCTGGACCTCGGACAACGGCGCGCCCATTCACGCGGATCGGGCCGACCTCAGCCGGGGATCGAATCGCCCGCTCCATGGCGCGGGATACACCACCGGCGAAGGCGCTTTTCGCGTTCCCACGATCGCCTGGCGGCCCGGCGCCGTGCCAGCGGGAACCACCTGCGCGGAACTGGCGACCACCATGGACCTGCTGCCCACCTTTGCCGCGCTCGCCGGGGCCAAGCCGCCCGCGGGACGCCGGATCGACGGCCACAACATCGCGCCCCTGCTCCACGGAACGCCGGGCGCGCAATCCCCCTACGACGCGTTCTTCTACTACCAGGAGGAGCAGTTGCAGGCTGTGCGGTCGGGCCCCTGGAAGCTTTTCCCGCCCTTGGACGCAAACGCGCGCCACCCGCACTTCCCGCCGGGCCAGGCGACCGCCCCGCTGCTCTTTAACGTCGTGGAGGACATCGCGTCGGAGCACAACGTTGCGGAGGACTACCCCGATATCGTGGCGCGGCTGACCGCCCTGGCGGAAACCGCCCGCGCGGATCTGGGCGATACCGGACGCCCGGGCGCCGGACAACGGCCCCCGGGACACGTGGAAAGCCCGGTGGCGCAGCGGCTGCCGGCGGCCCGCCCCGCGCCCTGA
- a CDS encoding MATE family efflux transporter, which yields MTTPHRQKDEPRWAGVREITVMSGPIILGSLSFAVMEFIDRVMVNKLGTEALAAVGSASIWSYTVSTLLLGIVGCVGVFVAQCLGRGEPRRCGRYAWQGLYLSLIAGLIAVCFYPVAPLLFGLMGHEPAVTALELEYFQVRLFSYLPLAFVTTLAAFFQASGHAVVPMFVAIIGTLVNIVLNYMFIFGNWGAPALGIAGAAWATNASMYLQFFLLFAVFLSPVYHRHFGTRGDIRFNRPMATELLRVGGPAGGMMFLDVANWSIFISFVVGRLGAAPLAANNVALSFMQLCFIPAFALNQGVSAIVGQWIGRGDFERAKHRTFTALRMAMVYMVTLGIFFAIFGAELIQFVFAPEEELVTRLGHQLLIVAAVFQIFDAICIVMGGALRGAGDTRWMLMVTFVSAYLVFIPSAVVLAFPLGGGALGAWIGAAIYIAVLSLFMWLRFRGERWRGINIFSETRRDAD from the coding sequence GTGACAACGCCACATCGCCAGAAGGATGAACCACGCTGGGCGGGCGTGCGCGAAATCACGGTCATGTCCGGCCCGATCATCCTGGGGTCCCTCTCTTTCGCGGTCATGGAGTTTATCGACCGCGTCATGGTGAACAAGCTCGGCACGGAGGCCCTGGCTGCCGTCGGTTCGGCCAGCATCTGGTCGTATACCGTGAGCACGCTCTTGCTCGGTATCGTGGGGTGCGTGGGGGTATTCGTGGCGCAGTGCCTGGGCCGGGGAGAGCCGCGGCGCTGCGGCCGCTACGCCTGGCAGGGGCTGTACCTGTCCCTCATTGCCGGCCTCATCGCGGTATGCTTCTATCCCGTGGCCCCCCTGCTTTTCGGGCTGATGGGGCACGAACCCGCCGTGACGGCCCTGGAACTGGAGTATTTTCAGGTCCGTCTCTTCAGCTACCTGCCACTCGCCTTCGTAACCACGCTGGCCGCCTTCTTCCAGGCCTCCGGCCACGCCGTCGTCCCAATGTTTGTGGCGATTATCGGTACGCTGGTGAACATTGTCCTCAACTACATGTTCATTTTCGGAAACTGGGGCGCGCCGGCGCTGGGTATCGCGGGCGCGGCGTGGGCCACCAACGCCTCGATGTATCTCCAGTTCTTCCTGCTTTTCGCCGTATTTCTAAGCCCCGTCTACCACCGGCACTTCGGGACCCGCGGCGATATCCGGTTCAACCGGCCAATGGCGACCGAGCTGCTGCGCGTGGGCGGGCCGGCCGGCGGCATGATGTTCCTGGATGTGGCGAACTGGAGCATTTTCATCAGCTTTGTGGTCGGCCGGCTTGGCGCGGCCCCGCTCGCGGCGAACAACGTGGCCCTGAGCTTCATGCAGCTCTGCTTTATCCCGGCCTTCGCGCTGAACCAGGGCGTTTCCGCGATTGTCGGTCAGTGGATCGGGCGGGGCGATTTCGAACGCGCGAAGCACCGCACGTTCACGGCGCTCCGCATGGCCATGGTATACATGGTGACGCTGGGGATATTCTTCGCGATCTTCGGCGCGGAACTGATCCAGTTCGTGTTCGCCCCGGAGGAGGAGCTGGTCACGCGGCTCGGCCACCAGCTGCTCATCGTGGCCGCGGTCTTCCAGATTTTTGACGCGATCTGCATTGTCATGGGCGGGGCCCTCCGCGGCGCGGGCGACACCCGCTGGATGCTGATGGTTACCTTCGTCAGCGCGTACCTGGTGTTCATTCCGTCCGCCGTGGTGCTGGCGTTTCCGCTGGGCGGCGGCGCGCTCGGGGCCTGGATTGGCGCCGCCATCTACATCGCCGTGCTGAGCCTCTTCATGTGGTTGCGATTCCGCGGCGAGCGCTGGCGCGGCATTAACATCTTCTCGGAGACGCGGCGGGACGCGGACTGA
- a CDS encoding glucose-1-phosphate adenylyltransferase, which yields MRNVGAIVLGGGRGTRLYPLTKVRAKPAVPLCGRYRLVDVPLSNCINSQINRVSVLTQYNSHSLNRHINNTYRFDMFSSGMVEVLAAEQTDLASGNEWFQGTADAVRKQFVHILDQSVDYYVILSGDQLYRMDYRELLHTHLSKGADITVSALPVSREDAQGFGIMKVLKSGRIREFVEKPTDDAVLDSFVTHEKVFEDFGLNGSGRPYLASMGVYVFNKDVLERLLMDHVEWVDFGKELIPNSLGSLQVYAHMFSGFWEDIGTVRSYFDVSMAMTTENAPFKLNDQHNQIYTHARALPGVRIADAHIKNAIICEGSRVTRAKISNSIVGIRGIIHPGATLDHCIVLGAEYFEDHHEDNGRPHLGIGEKSNISHAIIDHNARIGKGVTIRGSKRLKDYDGDGYAIRDGIVVVYKNAVIPDGAVIGAA from the coding sequence ATGCGGAATGTGGGAGCGATTGTATTGGGAGGCGGCCGGGGCACCCGGCTTTACCCCCTGACCAAGGTGCGCGCGAAACCCGCCGTGCCGCTGTGCGGGCGCTACCGCCTGGTTGATGTCCCGCTCAGCAACTGCATCAACTCCCAGATCAACCGGGTCTCGGTCCTCACGCAGTACAACAGCCACTCGCTCAACCGCCATATCAACAACACCTACCGCTTCGACATGTTCAGCAGCGGCATGGTGGAAGTGCTCGCCGCCGAGCAAACCGATCTCGCCAGCGGCAATGAATGGTTCCAGGGCACCGCCGACGCCGTCCGCAAGCAATTCGTGCACATCCTCGATCAGTCGGTGGACTACTACGTGATCCTCTCGGGCGACCAGCTCTACCGCATGGATTACCGTGAATTGCTGCACACCCACCTGAGCAAGGGCGCCGATATCACCGTCTCCGCGCTGCCGGTCAGCCGGGAGGACGCCCAGGGCTTCGGGATCATGAAGGTGCTGAAGAGCGGGCGCATCCGGGAGTTTGTCGAGAAGCCGACGGACGACGCGGTGCTCGATTCCTTCGTGACGCATGAGAAGGTGTTCGAGGACTTCGGCCTGAACGGCAGCGGACGGCCCTACCTGGCGTCCATGGGCGTCTACGTGTTCAACAAGGACGTGCTTGAACGCCTCCTCATGGATCACGTCGAATGGGTCGACTTCGGCAAGGAACTGATCCCCAATTCCCTGGGATCCCTTCAGGTCTACGCCCACATGTTCTCGGGTTTCTGGGAAGATATCGGTACGGTCCGCTCCTATTTCGACGTGAGCATGGCCATGACCACCGAGAACGCGCCCTTCAAGCTCAACGACCAGCACAACCAGATCTACACCCACGCCCGCGCCCTGCCCGGCGTCCGCATTGCCGACGCCCACATCAAGAACGCCATTATCTGCGAGGGCAGCCGCGTGACCCGGGCGAAGATCTCCAACTCCATCGTCGGAATCCGCGGGATTATCCACCCCGGCGCGACCCTGGACCATTGCATCGTTCTGGGCGCGGAGTATTTCGAGGACCATCACGAAGACAACGGACGCCCCCATCTCGGAATCGGCGAAAAGTCCAATATCAGCCACGCGATCATCGATCACAACGCCCGCATCGGGAAGGGCGTCACTATCCGCGGTTCCAAGCGCCTCAAGGACTACGACGGCGACGGCTACGCCATCCGCGACGGCATCGTGGTCGTCTATAAGAACGCCGTGATACCCGACGGGGCGGTCATCGGCGCCGCGTGA